From one Lysinibacillus sp. G4S2 genomic stretch:
- a CDS encoding sigma-70 family RNA polymerase sigma factor, whose amino-acid sequence MEFEIVQRAIRGDHQAILSLIEMDEEILYRMAFTYMKNEQDALDVMQELVYKALKKMHTVQQHEYARTWLVRVLINCCKDHLRKRQPTVSIEEHHLVEWVIYSDMERLLEHLSLSEQQLVYMKYFQQLKNKEIAELNQIPEGTVKSKLHHILKKLRNFAGKKEDWL is encoded by the coding sequence ATGGAATTTGAAATCGTGCAGCGTGCTATTCGTGGGGATCATCAAGCGATACTTTCACTTATTGAAATGGATGAAGAAATTTTATATCGCATGGCTTTTACATACATGAAAAATGAGCAAGACGCTTTAGACGTGATGCAGGAGCTGGTTTACAAGGCACTTAAAAAAATGCATACCGTACAACAGCACGAATATGCCAGAACATGGCTCGTGCGCGTCTTAATCAATTGTTGTAAAGACCATTTACGAAAACGCCAACCAACCGTTTCAATTGAGGAACATCACCTAGTTGAATGGGTCATCTACTCTGATATGGAGAGGTTATTGGAACATTTATCCTTGTCAGAGCAGCAACTCGTCTATATGAAATATTTTCAGCAACTAAAAAACAAAGAAATTGCCGAGCTAAATCAAATTCCGGAGGGTACCGTAAAGTCTAAGCTTCATCATATATTAAAGAAACTTAGAAACTTCGCTGGAAAAAAGGAGGACTGGCTATGA